A single region of the Schizosaccharomyces osmophilus chromosome 3, complete sequence genome encodes:
- a CDS encoding Schizosaccharomyces specific protein → MAARRLSSNAHIDLQPIRQGILLPFNDRPKEMKGLIECNEQYFRSVCDTVGEKKYQKLLHLWGETSRSEVCDADLLMKSQRLLLCLPEDYDTKTTNDNQGSNGSFQIDHSRYHLWRQFCNVIGYDMPTPTPQEDSKAHETILESPRTEENEAVMSSDSTED, encoded by the coding sequence ATGGCTGCTCGTCGTCTTAGTAGTAATGCTCACATTGACCTTCAACCCATCCGTCAAGGCATTCTTCTACCCTTCAATGATCGTCCCAAGGAAATGAAAGGCCTTATAGAATGTAACGAACAATATTTTCGCTCTGTTTGCGACACGGTtggtgaaaaaaaatatcagAAGCTCTTGCATCTTTGGGGGGAAACTTCACGTTCAGAAGTTTGTGACGCCGACTTGCTCATGAAAAGCCAAAGGCTTCTGCTTTGTCTTCCCGAAGACTACGACACGAAAACCACCAACGACAACCAGGGCTCTAATggttcttttcaaatcgACCATTCCCGCTATCATCTATGGAGACAATTTTGTAATGTCATTGGATACGACATGCCCACCCCGACTCCCCAAGAAGATAGCAAAGCTCATGAAACCATCCTTGAGTCTCCTAGAACGGAGGAGAATGAGGCCGTCATGTCCAGTGACTCTACCGAGGATTAA
- the acs1 gene encoding acetyl-CoA ligase, with protein MTQHASNYSFVVDPPARLHKDASIPKPNISSMEEYKAMYEQSIHDPTTFWGKMAREIIHWEKPFETVKQGSIENADAAWFTDGLISPCYNLVDRHAIERPNDIALIYEADELNEGRNITYRQLLADVSQCAGALASLGVTKGDRVAIYMPMIPETVITMLAIIRLGAIHSIIFAGFSSESVTDRINDSSCKLIITCDESHRGGKRIPLKSVVNRAYPNCPTLTNVLVFQRSPDASTAMEEGRDIWWHDLVPKFPKYCPPAVVNPEHPLFLLYTSGSTGKPKGVVHTTGGYLLGAAATCKYIFDLHPTDRMGCAGDVGWITGHTYIVYGPLMMGSATLVFEGTPAYPDYSRYWNIVERHKLTQWYIAPTAIRLLQRAGDEYVKYDRSSLRVLGSVGEPIAPESFMWYYNVVGQGRCAVTDTYWQTETGSHIVSSMGPITPMKPGSATLPFFGIDAVIIDPLNGKVIEGNKVEGVLAIRSSWPSAARTVWKGHDRFIDTYLKPYPGFYFTGDGAYRDEDGYIWIRGRVDDVVNISGHRLSTAEIEAALISHDSVAESAVVGVPDELTGQAINAFILLKPNAVANVDLEKQLIMSVRSTIGPFAAPRKLIFSDLPKTRSGKIMRRILRKILAGETDQIGDLSTLAEPKVVEHIIHAVHHTHQKSS; from the coding sequence ATGACTCAACACGCTTCCAATTACTCTTTTGTTGTAGACCCTCCTGCTCGTCTTCACAAAGATGCCTCCATTCCCAAGCCTAACATATCCAGCATGGAGGAGTACAAAGCCATGTATGAACAATCCATACATGATCCTACTACCTTCTGGGGGAAAATGGCTCGCGAAATAATCCACTGGGAAAAGCCTTTTGAAACTGTCAAGCAAGGGTCCATCGAAAACGCTGATGCTGCTTGGTTTACTGACGGTTTAATTTCACCCTGTTATAATCTTGTCGACCGTCATGCCATCGAGCGTCCTAATGACATTGCTTTGATATATGAAGCTGATGAACTTAATGAAGGCCGCAACATCACTTATCGCCAACTTTTGGCCGATGTATCCCAATGTGCTGGTGCATTGGCTTCCCTTGGCGTTACCAAAGGTGATCGCGTTGCCATTTACATGCCTATGATTCCGGAAACTGTTATTACTATGTTGGCCATTATTCGTTTAGGTGCTATTCACTCTATCATTTTTGCTGGGTTTTCTTCCGAATCTGTGACTGATCGTATCAATGATTCTTCCTGCAAACTCATCATCACCTGTGATGAAAGCCATCGTGGTGGTAAACGTATTCCTCTCAAGTCTGTTGTGAACAGAGCATATCCTAACTGCCCCACTTTAACCAACGTCCTTGTTTTCCAACGTTCTCCTGATGCTTCCACCGCCATGGAAGAAGGCCGTGATATTTGGTGGCACGATTTGGTACCAAAATTCCCCAAATATTGTCCTCCCGCCGTCGTTAACCCTGAGCACCCATTATTCCTTCTCTATACTTCTGGTAGTACTGGTAAGCCTAAGGGTGTCGTCCACACGACTGGTGGATACTTGCTTGGTGCTGCTGCCACTTGTAAATACATTTTCGACCTCCATCCTACCGACCGTATGGGTTGTGCTGGTGATGTTGGTTGGATTACTGGTCACACCTATATTGTTTACGGACCCCTTATGATGGGTTCTGCCACCCTTGTGTTTGAAGGTACTCCAGCTTACCCCGATTATTCTCGCTATTGGAACATTGTCGAACGCCACAAGTTAACTCAATGGTACATTGCTCCTACTGCAATCCGTCTTCTTCAGCGCGCTGGTGACGAGTATGTCAAGTACGACCGTTCATCTCTCCGTGTCTTGGGAAGCGTTGGTGAGCCCATCGCTCCTGAATCATTTATGTGGTACTATAATGTGGTAGGACAAGGTCGTTGTGCCGTAACTGATACTTATTGGCAAACTGAAACTGGTTCTCATATTGTCTCTTCCATGGGTCCTATTACCCCCATGAAGCCTGGTTCTGCCACACTTCCCTTTTTCGGTATTGACGCTGTAATTATTGACCCTCTCAACGGTAAAGTAATTGAAGGCAATAAGGTTGAAGGTGTTCTCGCCATTCGCAGTAGCTGGCCCAGTGCTGCCCGTACTGTCTGGAAAGGACATGATCGTTTTATTGACACCTACTTGAAGCCTTATCCTGGTTTCTACTTTACTGGAGATGGTGCATATCGTGATGAAGACGGCTATATTTGGATTCGTGGCCGTGTTGATGACGTTGTAAATATTTCTGGTCATCGTTTGAGTACCGCTGAAATCGAGGCTGCTTTGATTTCTCATGATTCTGTCGCCGAATCTGCTGTTGTGGGTGTCCCTGATGAACTAACTGGACAAGCTATTAATGCCTTTATTCTGCTTAAACCAAATGCAGTCGCCAATGTTGATCTTGAAAAGCAGCTAATTATGAGCGTTCGTTCTACCATTGGACCCTTCGCAGCTCCTCGTAAACTCATTTTCAGTGATCTTCCCAAGACTAGAAGTGGAAAGATTATGCGTCGTATTCTCCGTAAGATCCTTGCTGGCGAGACTGATCAGATTGGTGATTTAAGTACTCTTGCCGAACCCAAGGTGGTGGAACACATCATTCACGCTGTTCATCATACTCACCAAAAGAGTTCTTAG